From Oceanispirochaeta sp. M1:
ATGACCACCAAATTGGTGGGTATGAACATGAAGTCAATTCTGATAAATGAGTCTGGTCTTTACAACGTAATCATAGGCTCAAAAAAACCAGAAGCAAAGCTATTTAAAAAATGGGTAACATCCGAAGTTCTTCCATCGATCAGAAAGACTGGAGGATATAATACTCACCACCAACTAACAATTTTTGATGCAGTTGAAGCATCAGCCAGAATCTTAAAAACAAATGATGCTTCAAAAGTATTAATGCTCCAAAAGGCTTGCAACATTACAGGTATCTCTTCTGGCTTCCTCCCTGAATATTCAGAGGAAAATCAGACGAAGAGCCTTTCGGATCTTCTAAGAGATTATGGAGTTGTAATGAATGCAGCTAAGGTCAATATCATTCTTGCCAAAGAAGGAATCATAACAAAAGAATCCCGGACTGGATCAAGAGGGCAGAAGAAGCATTACTGGAAAATAATTGACACACTATTTGGAAAGAATCTGATCAATCCAAAAAATCAGAAGGAAACCCAGCCCCATTATTATGTAGATAAATTTGAAGAGTTAATAAGCACTATAGGAGTTAAAAAATGAAAGTTTGTATAACAAGAGACGGTAAACTTGAGGTTAAAGCTGAGAATACAAGTGAGGAATATGCACTACACATTTGGGCAAGAACCAATGTTGATGGTGATGTTGGATGTCATTATACATTCGGGGTTGCTTATGGAAAACTCCTTTTGAAGCCTTCTGATAAATTGGGTAAAGAGGCCATTGAATGTGTTTGTCCTAATCATCAGATAGCTCTTGAAGAAGAATTAAGAATACAAAAAATGTATATGAATTGAAAAATTGTACAGGTGCGGATTCCGGCGAAAACGG
This genomic window contains:
- a CDS encoding BRO family protein, which codes for MVNNKIIAVTAWPELEKDVFQTALKELKGIKLQISESAGGKMKELTKFDFNGNSVRETTDENGNPWFVAKDVSDILGYADTQRMTKRLDDDESMTTKLVGMNMKSILINESGLYNVIIGSKKPEAKLFKKWVTSEVLPSIRKTGGYNTHHQLTIFDAVEASARILKTNDASKVLMLQKACNITGISSGFLPEYSEENQTKSLSDLLRDYGVVMNAAKVNIILAKEGIITKESRTGSRGQKKHYWKIIDTLFGKNLINPKNQKETQPHYYVDKFEELISTIGVKK